Proteins found in one Plasmodium gaboni strain SY75 chromosome 13, whole genome shotgun sequence genomic segment:
- a CDS encoding putative AAR2 protein — MGVENNVGIVKDEKKIYEDNNFMYNDKCSLVIIIENGINKTRKGANVKSNNEIEDGSQKNFNIKENNCEDNNRDDNHSYDIINNNSLDEDKTKEKFQDFLKNEGKENHMIKKKYIKLHIGLDYSNFSMDTDFKIIKFINKGSHFLYWNDDDIHFFDDTNKIENINYTDDNNIKNNLKWRDDNNVRENFHSSKEYQMNEMRKNNCEEIRNSRFLYFDREQKLLVIKYNMKNNNFVYINEQDPTYKYFLNLHNKDFLDDTLIKEKKNCILIYPYTYTKIWNTLTTYINDEVINKIEPVNKTFSSSFLKANNNDMINLHNQPYMFYSVIPKYSSKKKKEKKYEYEKNCRNNSKEKKEDNLVIDGKINDTIDKADENIIDMSDDNVNDKYYVDITDRFNNSNNYTRENNTINNTNVEGEKTYFEYISIDKETNKYTPSDITIMNMEKYWILKEIIQQEYTYIYYNNEQIEGFVKYSDKLFYILGEFQFAFILFHLGYNYQSFIQWRKLFELMTNSSYLVTNSTHFFEEVLKAICIQLSYLSEDFFDNSDNSFILFGIYNIYEIINNIDEKIRPHNITTLIDNIDSIVYTKIGLHLPDLSFVYEEYQPTYVNEEF, encoded by the exons ATGGGTGTAGAAAATAATGTAGGGATAGtaaaagatgaaaaaaaaatatatgaagataacaattttatgtataatGATAAATGCTCTTTAGTTATAATAATTGAGAACggaataaataaaacaagAAAAGGGGCAAATGTTAAAAGTAATAATGAAATAGAAGATGGGTCACagaaaaattttaatataaaggaaaataattgtgaagataataatagaGATGATAATCATtcatatgatataataaataacaaTTCCTTGGATGAGGACAAGACTAAAGAGAAATTTCAAGATTTTCTAAAAAATGAAGGAAAAGAAAAtcatatgataaaaaagaagTATATTAAGTTACATATAGGTCTTGATTATTCAAATTTTAGTATGGATACCGATTTTAAAAtcataaaatttataaataagggaagtcattttttatattggaatgatgatgatatacatttttttgATGATACGAATAAgatagaaaatataaattatacagatgataataatattaagaataatttaaaatggagagatgataataatgttaGAGAAAATTTCCATTCAAGTAAAGAATACCAAATGAATGaaatgagaaaaaataattgtgaagaaataagaaatagtcgttttctatattttgatagagaacaaaaattattagttataaaatataatatgaaaaataataattttgtatatataaatgagCAGGATCctacatataaatattttttaaatttacATAATAAGGATTTTTTAGATGATACATTaattaaagaaaagaaaaattgtattttaatatatccatatacatatacaaaaatatgGAATACTTTAactacatatataaatgatgaagtaataaataaaatagaacCTGTAAACAAAAcattttcttcatctttCTTAAAAGCcaataataatgatatgaTAAATTTACACAATCAACcttatatgttttattcTGTAATACCTAAATATTCttccaaaaaaaagaaagaaaaaaaatatgaatatgaGAAAAATTGTAGAAATAATTCAAAGGAGAAAAAGGAAGATAACTTGGTAATAGAtggaaaaataaatgatacAATTGACAAAGctgatgaaaatattattgatatGTCTGATGATAATgtaaatgataaatattatgttgATATAACTGATCGCTTTAATAATAGCAATAATTATACTAGAGAGAATAATACaattaataatacaaatgtAGAAGGAgaaaaaacatattttgaatatatatctattgATAAGgaaacaaataaatatacgCCAAGTGATATAACTATTATGAACATGGAAAAATATTGgatattaaaagaaataattcaacaagaatatacatatatatattataataacgAACAAATAGAAGGATTTGTAAAATATTCAGACAaacttttttatatattagGTGAGTTTCAATTTgcatttattttatttcatttagGTTATAATTATCAATCATTTATTCAATGGAGAAAATTATTTGAGCTTATGACTAACTCATCATATTTGGTCACAAATAGTACAC atTTTTTTGAAGAAGTTTTAAAAGCTATTTGTATACAACTGAGCTACCTGAGTGAAGATTTTTTTGATAACTCAGACAAtagttttattttatttggtatttataacatatatgaaataataaataatatagatgaaaaaataagaCCACACAATATTACAACATTGATAGATAATATTGATTCAATTgtatatacaaaaattGGTTTGCATTTACCTGATTTGTCTTTTGTCTATGAAGAATATCAACCCACATATGTCAACGAAGAATTTTAA
- a CDS encoding putative mitogen-activated protein kinase phosphatase 1 — translation MEYKSIDFEELKKKVKEEKINQKNNEHIESSKNNNYVERLRDQTNGKYFEEPNNGTNNQKVLISSSLKNNITCKIINSFYIYNYIQLLLNEGSNKNVYILDIRNEELFNQGHIKSSINIYNKKMMIQINKEMISKDNLKIIFYDHNNMNNIYDDCINLYNIYFSNIKVDNIYILKGGYIDFEREYSFLCVNTNVDIKGQVSSHIYNSSAYINYPIKMFDNLYLGNIIHINNIFINNYLNIKYIYDFTSTGFVIKTENKETRKNNELLYFRYNVYTKTFENTNSLNNESINYYNFLDIHMIYKVITSMISTNENHISHNNNNNNNYNSNDDDVIYNDQNNNVALCANQIKDNNMSLITQNKEQFIYHINSTHNNKQINMNNQNNILIICNHGMKNPTSEKTNSISLIICMCYIMYIKKYNPNLIIAYMLKIYNNWSINSQTKSFLESFYQSLIKCNYNLQNYYSKKNICNNKEEQINISTNNHNQNESLLNIITSDNYRKLFKKYELNKSYIYLQNDEKYVLNIKQQHIILDINIIKQQINDHDMIISYEYVIMSLLFYIYNFVTINYEHIYEVLQIITLILNKKQNYDDQHYLIFPYISLVIINVCKILTYNKIENNIINNINSEYYNNVNYVIFHLIYKSIIICIDILINTNDISNHIIKEEFHVTCLTNQDYIKNKNIDEKFYIILLSLKYFLITLLYLYLNPHITNTKFLSVDEIFHLLKKIDTFSDYYYSVFQININLFQSENYEAKICSGDYLPLYFSDILRPFIVINNYIN, via the coding sequence atgGAATATAAAAGTATCGATTTTGAGGAGctcaaaaaaaaagtaaaagaagaaaaaataaaccaaaaaaataatgaacaCATAGAAAGTAgcaaaaataataattatgtaGAACGATTGAGAGATCAAACAAATggaaaatattttgaagAACCTAATAATGGTACTAATAACCAAAAGGTTCTTATATCATCATCcttaaaaaataacataacatgtaaaataataaattcattttatatttataattacatACAACTGCTATTAAATGAAGGAAGTAACAAAaatgtatacatattaGATATTCGAAATGAAGAATTATTCAACCAGGGTCATATTAAAAGCagtattaatatatataataaaaagatgatgatacaaataaataaagaaatgATAAGTAAAGacaatttaaaaattatcttttatgatcacaataatatgaataatatatatgatgattgtattaatttatataatatatatttttcaaatattaaagtagataatatatacattttaaaaGGAGGATATATAGATTTTGAAAGAGAATATTCTTTCTTGTGTGTTAATACAAATGTTGATATAAAAGGACAAGTTTcttcacatatatataatagtaGTGCATATATCAATTATCCTATAAAAATGTTtgataatttatatttaggaaatattattcatataaataatatttttataaataattatttgaacatcaaatatatttatgatttTACATCAACTGGATTTGTTATAAAAAcagaaaataaagaaacaagaaaaaataatgaacttttatattttagatataatgtatatacTAAAACCTTTGAAAATACaaattctttaaataatgaatctattaattattacaattttttagatatacatatgatatataaagtTATTACTTCTATGATAAGTACAAATGAAAATCATATATctcataataataataataataataattataatagtaatgatgatgatgtaatatataatgatcAGAATAATAATGTGGCTTTATGTGCAAACCAAATAAAAGACAACAATATGTCACTAATAACACAAAATAAAGAacaatttatatatcatataaattctACACATAATAACAAACAaattaatatgaataatcaaaataatatccttattatatgtaatcATGGAATGAAAAATCCTACATCCGAAAAAACAAATAGTATAAGtcttattatatgtatgtgctatattatgtatataaagAAGTATAACCCTAATTTAATTATTGCCTATATGttaaagatatataataactGGAGTATAAATTCACAAACAAAATCATTTTTAGAAAGTTTCTATCAGTCCCTAATTAAGtgtaattataatttacaaaattattattcaaaaaaaaatatatgtaataataaagaggaacaaataaatatttcaacaaataatcataatcaaaatgaatcattattaaatattataacaaGTGATAATTATAggaaattatttaaaaaatatgaattaaataaaagttatatatatttacaaaatgatgaaaaatatgTACTAAATATCAAACAAcaacatataatattagatataaatataataaaacagcaaataaatgatcatgatatgataatatcttatgaatatgtaataatgtccctattattttatatctataaTTTTGTAACAATAAATTATGAACATATTTATGAAGTCTTACAAATTATTACACTTATACTAAATAAGAAACAAAATTATGATGATCaacattatttaatatttccatatatatcattagTCATAATTAATGtatgtaaaatattaacataCAACAAAATTGaaaacaatattattaacaatataaattcagaatattataataatgtaaattatgttatatttcatttaatatataaaagtattattatatgtattgatatattaataaatactaatgatatatctaatcatataattaaagAAGAATTTCACGTTACGTGTTTAACAAACCAGGactatataaaaaataaaaatattgatgaaaaattttatataatattattatcattaaaatattttcttataacacttttgtatttatatcttAATCCACATATAACAAATACGAAATTTTTAAGTGTAGATGAAATATTCCATctattgaaaaaaattgataCCTTTTCAgactattattattctgTTTTTCAAATAAACATTAACTTATTTCAGAGTGAAAATTATGAGGCAAAAATATGTTCAGGCGATTATTTGCCCCTATATTTTTCGGATATATTAAGGCCATTTATagtaataaataattacaTAAACTAA
- a CDS encoding putative membrane integral peptidase, M50 family, with protein sequence MGSRNKMLLYNNALMEHKRLASSFLSVYKEKGYNYEKCQNCLSYFLSLVPLLIVGGIHLFIKMNGYYIGNLFLTITYLFSLFFFILYYYNSYIIFVLFVFFAFLIYLCLHEFAHALVAYKYGDITMIYKGYLYLDILNYLDIFHTLIIPLITLFITGFGIPGNLYWLQLHFIRSRFQLSFIFLSGPLSDILYILFIVFFYNLYSYFKNHKNLNVHPHSILFISLATAVSFLVDSFLLNLCPILGFDGWGIIEPYLPYCLNNLINEEIVYTYLSYICPLLVFIYFNFIETRYLFFTRIVNFILARILGIELGHVTNGVNTFPTLYAYLRKM encoded by the exons ATGGGGTCaagaaataaaatgttACTTTATAATAACGCATTAATGGAACATAAAAGATTAGCTAGCAGTTTTTTATCAgtatataaagaaaaaggttataattatgaaaagTGTCAGAATTgtttatcatattttttatcgTTAGTTCCTTTATTAATTGTAGGTGgaatacatttatttataaaaatgaatgGTTACTATATTGggaatttatttttaacaataacatatttgttttctttatttttctttatattatattattataattcttatataatatttgtattatttgtttttttcgcatttttgatatatttatgtttacATGAATTTGCACATGCATTGGTTGCATATAAATATGGTGACATTACTATGATATATAAGGGCTATTTATATTTAGATATATTGAATTATTTAGATATATTTCATACATTAATAATACCACTAATAACCTTATTTATAACAGGATTTGGTATTCCTGGGAATTTATATTGGTTACaattacattttataaGAAGTCGATTTCAgttatcttttatatttttatctgGTCCATTATCAgatatattgtatatattatttatagtttttttttataatttatattcatattttaagAATCATAAGAATTTAAATGTGCATCCACATTCAATATTGTTTATATCATTGGCTACAGCTGTTTCTTTCTTAGTGGATTCGTTTCTCTTAAACTTATGTCCTATTTTAGGATTTGATGGGTGGGGTATAATTGAGCCGTATTTACCCTATTGCTTAAACAATTt aataaatgaagaaattGTGTACACCTATTTGTCGTATATATGTCCACTATTAGtgttcatatattttaatttcattGAAACTAgatatttgttttttacCAGGATTGTTAATTTTATACTAGCCAGAATTTTAGGTATTGAATTGGGTCATGTAACAAATGGAGTTAATACTTTCCCAACTTTATATGCTTATCTTCgaaaaatgtaa
- a CDS encoding hypothetical protein (conserved Plasmodium protein, unknown function), whose translation MPHHLTSFVAAVTGSISSGTCCGCIPFTFSPAVTPTMATTTAPLSATIPNTVLPAAVATQNAVSSTPVLTSVISFFAPLLSFYKSYQDFEETEVNNKEKVDKMCQCNLINSDELDLNYNKKESSNVNENKSSEDNHISNDNHTSDNECNIKDELLLEELRLLAHEKCSSDSDFSMTSFLDDKEFEHFKNINTH comes from the coding sequence atgcCACATCATTTAACATCCTTTGTTGCTGCAGTTACTGGTTCTATAAGTTCTGGGACCTGTTGTGGTTGTATCCCTTTCACTTTTTCTCCTGCAGTTACTCCAACAATGGCAACTACTACAGCTCCTTTATCAGCAACCATTCCAAATACAGTATTACCAGCAGCGGTTGCTACTCAAAATGCTGTATCATCAACTCCCGTATTAACAAGTGTCATTTCTTTCTTCGCTCCACTTTTAAGTTTTTATAAAAGTTATCAAGATTTTGAAGAAACCGAggtaaataataaagaaaaagtaGACAAAATGTGTCAATgtaatttaataaattcaGATGAACTAgatttaaattataataagaaGGAATCATCAAATgtaaatgaaaataaatcCTCAGAAGATAATCATATATCTAATGATAATCATACTAGCGATAATGAATGTAATATTAAAgatgaattattattagaagAACTCAGATTATTAGCTCATGAAAAGTGTTCATCAGATAGTGACTTTTCAATGACTTCTTTTTTGGATGATAAGGAATTTGAACactttaaaaatataaatacacattag
- a CDS encoding hypothetical protein (conserved Plasmodium protein, unknown function) — translation MGYLEKQIKEIENNIIVKEGKIQTLLKDIEELKNKTQIYYENLIDQQEILLQKKKKNILLELKINNLIKNNIKTSKNIDNVNIHINCLFDELKNTKCDIKDKYNKINNIFYFLENYNKSDNNIKVTTSIMKNFFIKKKEHNILLKSILHKNTNKKNNLINNIKQINNNINNIISNILILDKEIISNLNTIKNVIYDIFNIYQEEKQKYQQNSELNICLNIINKIIQKQQNDNNIFLHIYNISDAIHNNIIISPYIKGNGENLQLELNTQEFLELENFFS, via the coding sequence atGGGTTACTtagaaaaacaaattaaagaaatagaaaataatataattgtaAAGGAAGGAAAAATTCAAACCttattaaaagatatagaagaattaaaaaataaaacacaaatatattatgaaaacTTGATAGATCAACAAGAGATTTTActccaaaaaaaaaaaaaaaatatattattagagttaaagataaataacttaataaaaaacaaCATCAAAACATCAAAAAACATTGATAATGttaatatacatataaattgTTTGTTTGATGAgttaaaaaatacaaaGTGTGATATAAAggataaatataataaaattaataacatattttattttcttgaaaattataacaaatctgataataatataaaggTAACTACATCAATTATGAAGaacttttttattaagaaaaaggaacataatatattactCAAATCAATACttcataaaaatacaaataaaaaaaacaatttaataaacaacataaaacaaattaataataatatcaacaatataatatcaaaTATTCTAATATTAGATAAAGAAATCATTTCTAATTTaaatacaataaaaaatgttatatatgatattttcaatatttatcaagaggaaaaacaaaaatatcAACAAAATTCTGAGCTCAATATATGTctaaatataataaacaaaattatacaaaagcaacaaaatgataataatatatttcttcatatatacaatatttCTGATGCTATAcacaataatattattatatccCCTTATATAAAAGGTAACGGAGAAAATCTACAACTAGAATTAAATACACAAGAATTTCTTGAACTTGAAAATTTCTTCTCATAA
- a CDS encoding hypothetical protein (conserved Plasmodium protein, unknown function), with protein MSENKDYYEERNYNSLNRKDYNSIYKKVLWPINHGIYDFDDKNLKKELCLIVTNIPVEWTKHDVVWFFREYFYRLAINQNIFFPLIEHVYLLKNQPSAILACHDGISRETIQSLSHFILKSMKNKKKIHLNIEPYYKKNNDEQKKKDKQETHEDKYDRKEKDSEDELYSHNKNKNAMEDENDIVSKMRKISLTPPRDNGMEWPDDLDLRNCYNIEMRKKLCVFGRYKPLHWGIKEMSKFLKYYFECLKRDHENFEIPEICDMWADKGTHLVTLACKNEISRFNMLLIRACYLNDEDAKYNMKNSLRVWIEFEKWTSYKNTANKNFKNFKLGKNDNNKYSSFIHDHMIDKNYRRKFSQKPYHDDFQRYKPSYIKTSNLNTFKSYNHNNFSPKNYKYRRNTDYSRNIQNNRSPSPHYSKYKKNYSRSLSSENYHMKKIKRSKSFDEHSNRVTNMDYISSQNMIQHNKKFSDSYSRKS; from the exons ATGTCTGAAAATAAGGATTATTATGAAGAGCGaaattataattctttGAATAGAAAAGATTATAATTCCATTTATAAGAAAGTTTTATGGCCAATAAATCATGGGATTTATGATTTTGATGATAAGAATTTAAAGAAAGAGTTATGTTTAATTGTAACTAATATTCCTGTTGAATGGACTAAACATGATGTTGTTTGGTTTTTTAGGGAATATTTTTATCGTTTAGCCAttaatcaaaatattttcttccCCCTTATAGAAcatgtatatttattaaaaaatcaACCTTCAGCTATTTTGGCTTGTCATGATGGTATATCAAGAGAAACCATTCAAAGTTTATCTCATTTCATTTTGAAAAgtatgaaaaataaaaaaaaaattcatttgaatatagaaccatattataaaaagaataatgatgaacaaaaaaaaaaggataaaCAAGAGACACATGAGGATAAATATGACAGAAAAGAAAAGGATAGTGAAGATGAATTATATAGCCACAATAAGAACAAGAATGCTATGGaagatgaaaatgatattGTAAGTAAGATGAGAAAGATATCATTAACACCCCCAAGAg ATAATGGTATGGAGTGGCCAGATGACCTGGATTTAAGAAATTGCTACAATATAGAAATGAGAAAAAAGTTGTGCGTTTTTGGTCGTTATAAGCCGTTGCATTGGGGTATAAAAGAAATGTCTAAATTTctgaaatattattttgaatgTTTAAAAAGAGATCATGAAAATTTTGAAATCCCTGAAATTTGTGATATGTGGGCTGATAAAGGAACACACTTAGTAACATTAGCCTgtaaaaatgaaatatcTCGTTTTAACATGTTACTTATAAGAGCATGTTATTTGAATGACGAAGATGCAAAATATAACATGAAAAATTCATTGCGTGTTTGGATTGAATTTGAGAAATGGACatcttataaaaatacggcaaataaaaattttaaaaattttaagTTAGGAAAAAATGATAACAATAAATATTCGTCTTTTATTCACGATCATATGATTGACAAAAATTATAGAAGAAAATTCTCTCAAAAACCATACCATGATGATTTTCAAAGATATAAACCCAGTTATATTAAAACAAGTAATCTGAATACTTTTAAGTCttataatcataataatttttcccctaaaaattataaatatagacGCAATACTGATTATTCACGTAACatacaaaataatagaTCACCATCTCCTCATTAtagtaaatataaaaaaaattattcaaGATCGTTATCATCAGAAAATTATCAcatgaagaaaataaaaagatcTAAATCGTTTGATGAACATAGTAATAGGGTCACAAACATGGATTATATTTCATCACAAAATATGATACAgcataataaaaaattctCAGATTCGTACTCGAGAAAATCATGA